One Micromonospora eburnea genomic region harbors:
- a CDS encoding TAXI family TRAP transporter solute-binding subunit, with the protein MLLVSALGLAACRDEPTEPVRIRIATGSPTAVYHAFGQSLATILNRELPGVRASVVVTAASAQNVRLVGSGEAELGFTQADVLPPRGSEHPAVLAVARVYDDLLHLVTTAGGPVRTLADLRGRRVSVGADGSGTEITATRLLEVAQLGGDRVRQEHLGLDDSLAALRAGRIDAFFFSGGLPVRGVVELADSTAIRMIDLGDWTEPLRRGYGQVYVTRDIPRSVYGVDPVSTVANPNYLIVRADLPEALVREVTRLLMERREELAATHPAAGRMSPRSAIATTPLPLHPGAADWYRSTKP; encoded by the coding sequence ATGCTGCTGGTGTCGGCGCTCGGGCTCGCCGCCTGTCGGGATGAGCCGACCGAGCCGGTGCGGATCCGGATCGCCACCGGCAGCCCGACCGCCGTCTACCACGCCTTCGGCCAGTCGCTGGCCACCATCCTCAACCGGGAGCTGCCCGGGGTGCGGGCCAGCGTGGTGGTCACCGCCGCCTCCGCGCAGAACGTCCGGCTGGTCGGGTCCGGCGAGGCGGAGCTGGGCTTCACCCAGGCCGACGTGCTGCCGCCGCGCGGTTCGGAGCATCCCGCCGTGCTCGCCGTGGCCCGCGTCTACGACGACCTGCTGCACCTGGTCACCACCGCCGGTGGTCCGGTGCGGACGCTGGCCGACCTGCGGGGGCGGCGGGTGTCGGTGGGCGCCGACGGCTCCGGCACGGAGATCACCGCGACCCGGCTGCTGGAGGTGGCGCAGCTGGGCGGCGACCGGGTACGCCAGGAGCACCTCGGCCTGGACGACTCGCTGGCGGCGCTGCGCGCCGGCCGGATCGACGCGTTCTTCTTCTCCGGCGGCCTGCCGGTGCGGGGCGTGGTGGAGCTGGCCGACAGCACCGCCATCCGGATGATCGACCTGGGCGACTGGACCGAGCCGCTGCGCCGCGGGTACGGGCAGGTCTACGTGACCCGGGACATCCCCCGCTCGGTGTACGGGGTGGACCCGGTCAGCACGGTGGCCAACCCCAACTACCTGATCGTCCGGGCGGACCTGCCGGAGGCGCTGGTCCGGGAGGTGACCCGGCTGTTGATGGAACGCCGGGAGGAACTGGCCGCCACCCATCCGGCAGCCGGCCGGATGAGTCCCCGGTCGGCGATCGCCACCACCCCGCTGCCGCTGCATCCCGGCGCGGCCGACTGGTACCGGTCGACGAAGCCCTGA
- a CDS encoding sensor histidine kinase, with the protein MRRRLVISYLLLMVLVLFALETPLAVTLASRETDRVRADRLADATRFASLANPALRGRGSGPLAGELGAYDDLYGIGAAVVDRDRHTVVASTSWQPGAGTTLALDIALSGQQFSAPDSVWPWMDGPLVVAVPINDGGEVLGAVVTATPAGKVRRTVATWWLLLAAIGLLAVLACVSTAFGLAGWVLRPVTELDAVTHEIAEGDRTARVRPRLGPPELRRLAASFNNMADAVSDVMDRQRAFVAHASHQLRNPLTALRLRVEELGPSLTGVDGRAEHRLALEETDRLATLLDALLTLARAERAENQRVVVDAAEVAASRVAAWQPLARHRSVTLRLDTADAPAYARTVPTAIDQALDALIDNAVKFSGAGGEVTVTVRAAEGGILLQVRDTGPGMTTSQIDQATERFWRAPDVQNVDGAGLGLTIVAVLVDASDGRLTMRQGRPRGLVAEVWFPAPGDLRVEPIAVDAARP; encoded by the coding sequence GTGCGCCGCCGGCTGGTGATCAGCTACCTGCTGCTGATGGTGCTGGTGCTGTTCGCCCTGGAAACACCCCTGGCCGTCACCCTGGCCAGCCGGGAGACCGACCGGGTCCGCGCCGACCGGCTCGCCGACGCCACCCGGTTCGCCTCGCTCGCCAACCCGGCGTTGCGTGGACGCGGCTCCGGACCGCTCGCCGGGGAGCTGGGCGCCTACGACGACCTGTACGGCATCGGCGCGGCCGTGGTCGACCGGGACCGGCACACCGTGGTCGCCTCGACGAGCTGGCAGCCTGGCGCGGGCACCACCTTGGCCCTGGACATCGCGCTGTCCGGGCAGCAGTTCAGCGCGCCGGACTCGGTGTGGCCGTGGATGGACGGGCCGCTGGTGGTGGCGGTTCCGATCAACGACGGCGGCGAGGTGCTCGGGGCGGTGGTCACCGCCACCCCGGCTGGCAAGGTGCGGCGTACCGTCGCCACCTGGTGGCTGCTGCTCGCGGCGATCGGTCTGCTCGCGGTGCTGGCCTGCGTCTCCACCGCGTTCGGGCTGGCCGGTTGGGTGCTGCGCCCGGTCACCGAACTGGACGCGGTGACCCACGAGATCGCCGAGGGTGACCGCACCGCCCGGGTACGCCCGCGGCTCGGCCCGCCGGAGCTGCGCCGGCTCGCCGCCAGCTTCAACAACATGGCCGACGCGGTCTCCGATGTGATGGACCGGCAGCGGGCGTTCGTGGCGCACGCCAGCCACCAGCTGCGCAACCCGCTGACCGCGTTGCGGCTGCGGGTGGAGGAGCTGGGGCCGAGCCTGACCGGCGTCGACGGCCGCGCCGAGCACCGGCTCGCGCTGGAGGAGACCGACCGGCTGGCCACCCTGCTCGACGCGCTGCTCACCCTGGCCCGCGCCGAACGCGCGGAGAACCAGCGGGTCGTCGTCGACGCCGCCGAGGTGGCCGCGTCCCGGGTGGCCGCCTGGCAGCCGCTGGCCCGGCACCGGTCGGTCACCCTGCGGCTCGACACCGCCGACGCGCCCGCGTACGCCCGGACCGTGCCGACCGCCATCGACCAGGCGCTCGACGCGCTGATCGACAACGCGGTCAAGTTCAGCGGCGCCGGGGGAGAGGTGACGGTGACCGTGCGCGCGGCGGAGGGCGGCATCCTGCTCCAGGTGCGGGACACCGGACCCGGCATGACGACCAGCCAGATCGACCAGGCCACCGAGCGCTTCTGGCGGGCACCGGACGTGCAGAACGTCGACGGCGCCGGCCTGGGCCTGACCATCGTCGCGGTGCTGGTCGACGCCTCTGACGGCCGGTTGACGATGCGCCAGGGCCGGCCCCGGGGCCTGGTCGCCGAGGTGTGGTTCCCGGCACCGGGCGACCTGCGCGTCGAGCCGATCGCCGTCGACGCGGCCCGGCCCTGA